In Phycisphaerales bacterium, a genomic segment contains:
- a CDS encoding TlpA family protein disulfide reductase, which yields MRHWLSNASDRPRLRLCLSAAMVLLGAAGLCPARQDAPPQPVGEPAPPAEATPAAKPEFDRSLEGVNRARALFDKVVETYRTAPAIRDDVTVTMRFTGGGQEGEQSSTVPLIISRQGVRITLNEVTFTALDGTIYGEYGPKPQRLFVEDFEGPLSVDLFTIQNSIFPFPQIGLCLSENPIDELFYFTFDARLVGHRAIEDPKLGAVEEVRIESSTEGAPCVLTIDPATNLVLRFESELSDMANPDTKWLITSEMKPQRLDDFPIEEMVVDMDNRKMVQSVGLLIAEHTTADLIDTPSPDFTFTDPAGNTLSLEDCAGKATVLVFWWIASEAESPVLDSVIELRKWIDEEQLAAQIVPVNCGDPVEDLALYLEGRKIEIDRWQDERGATSITAFYAPKWPTTVVISPAGKVVAAFVGTDPGDTFPERVRHAVRKSLDEDL from the coding sequence ATGCGACATTGGCTTTCGAATGCAAGCGATCGGCCGCGCCTCCGGCTTTGCCTGTCGGCAGCAATGGTGCTTCTCGGAGCAGCGGGGTTGTGCCCGGCGCGGCAGGACGCTCCGCCGCAGCCCGTCGGCGAGCCCGCGCCCCCCGCCGAGGCGACCCCGGCCGCCAAACCCGAGTTTGATCGGAGCCTCGAAGGCGTCAATCGCGCCCGGGCGCTCTTTGACAAAGTGGTCGAGACCTACCGGACCGCTCCGGCCATTCGCGATGACGTCACGGTCACCATGCGCTTCACGGGCGGCGGCCAGGAAGGCGAGCAGTCCAGCACCGTCCCCCTGATCATCAGCCGGCAGGGCGTGCGCATCACGCTCAACGAAGTGACCTTCACGGCCCTCGACGGCACGATCTACGGCGAGTACGGCCCCAAGCCGCAGCGTCTGTTCGTTGAAGATTTCGAGGGCCCGCTGAGCGTCGATCTCTTCACGATCCAGAACTCGATCTTTCCGTTTCCGCAGATCGGCTTGTGCCTCTCCGAAAATCCCATCGACGAACTCTTCTATTTCACGTTCGACGCCCGACTTGTGGGCCATCGCGCCATCGAAGATCCGAAGCTGGGGGCCGTCGAGGAGGTTCGCATTGAATCCAGCACCGAAGGCGCGCCATGCGTGCTGACGATTGACCCGGCCACGAATCTGGTTCTTCGCTTCGAATCCGAACTCAGCGATATGGCGAATCCGGACACGAAGTGGCTCATCACCTCGGAGATGAAGCCGCAACGGCTGGATGACTTCCCTATCGAAGAAATGGTCGTCGATATGGATAACCGCAAGATGGTGCAGTCGGTCGGCCTGCTGATCGCTGAGCACACTACGGCGGATCTCATCGATACGCCGTCGCCGGACTTCACCTTTACTGACCCGGCCGGCAATACCCTCAGCCTCGAGGACTGTGCCGGCAAGGCGACGGTGCTCGTGTTCTGGTGGATCGCCTCCGAGGCCGAGTCGCCCGTGCTCGACTCGGTCATCGAACTGCGGAAGTGGATCGATGAAGAGCAACTCGCGGCCCAGATCGTGCCGGTGAACTGCGGCGATCCCGTTGAAGATCTGGCGCTTTATCTCGAGGGACGCAAGATCGAAATCGACCGCTGGCAGGACGAGAGAGGCGCCACCTCGATCACCGCGTTCTACGCGCCCAAGTGGCCGACGACCGTCGTTATCTCGCCCGCCGGCAAGGTGGTTGCGGCGTTTGTGGGCACCGATCCCGGCGACACTTTTCCAGAGCGGGTGCGCCATGCGGTGCGCAAATCGCTCGATGAAGATCTGTGA
- the der gene encoding ribosome biogenesis GTPase Der, with protein sequence MSITRIAIVGRPNVGKSSLLNMIARHRVSIVAPTPGVTRDRISVVVEVPPPTDREADLPPRQVEVIDTGGYGIYSGEEDDADSKALIKDVEFQIGQAIQKADYIFFLIDAQTGLTPLDRTVAELLRRQGGTQRVRLIANKVDAESWETHAAEAAELGFGAAMPISALNGYNRRRFFEMLYDLLPSAPIEAEPVMKLAIVGKRNAGKSTLINALAGEERVIVSEIAGTTRDSVDVRFEIDGQAMIAIDTAGVRKSKSLQNDVEFYSQHRALRSIRRADVVALLIDATVPVSQVDKHLSQEIQNHYKPCVIVVNKWDLTTGRTNRKGEAITPDDFLDYLTKELGGLDYAPCVFISASKGEGVRDVVAMAFNLYQQAGHRESTGALNAVFQRILEQRGPSSQLGRQAKIYYVSQVAVHPPTIALMVNRSELFDGNYERYLLNRLREELPFSEVPIRLLFRDRKRKSLHDLKHGSREAPPEMDELEAQLGADAPDDYQDDEAPLETEPS encoded by the coding sequence ATGTCCATCACCCGTATCGCCATTGTCGGCCGGCCCAACGTCGGCAAGAGCAGCCTGCTCAACATGATCGCCCGCCACCGGGTGTCGATCGTCGCGCCGACGCCCGGCGTGACGCGCGACCGCATTTCGGTGGTGGTGGAGGTGCCGCCGCCCACCGATCGTGAGGCCGATTTGCCGCCGAGGCAGGTCGAAGTCATCGACACCGGCGGCTACGGCATCTACTCGGGTGAGGAGGACGACGCGGACTCCAAGGCGCTGATCAAGGACGTCGAATTTCAGATCGGCCAGGCGATCCAGAAGGCGGATTACATTTTCTTTCTGATCGACGCCCAGACCGGACTGACCCCGCTCGATCGCACCGTGGCGGAACTGCTGCGCCGGCAGGGCGGAACGCAGCGCGTGCGACTCATCGCCAACAAGGTCGATGCCGAATCGTGGGAGACGCACGCAGCCGAGGCGGCGGAACTGGGTTTCGGCGCGGCCATGCCGATCTCGGCTCTGAACGGCTACAACCGCAGGCGGTTTTTCGAGATGCTCTACGACCTGCTGCCCAGCGCGCCCATCGAGGCCGAGCCGGTCATGAAACTCGCCATCGTCGGCAAGCGCAACGCGGGCAAGAGCACGCTCATCAACGCCCTGGCCGGTGAAGAGCGCGTCATCGTCTCCGAGATCGCCGGGACGACGCGCGACTCGGTGGATGTGCGCTTCGAAATCGACGGGCAGGCGATGATCGCCATCGACACCGCCGGCGTGCGCAAGAGCAAAAGCCTGCAGAACGACGTCGAGTTTTATTCGCAGCATCGCGCGCTGCGGTCGATCCGCAGGGCCGACGTGGTCGCGCTGCTCATCGATGCGACGGTGCCGGTGAGCCAGGTGGACAAGCACCTGTCGCAGGAAATCCAGAACCACTACAAACCCTGCGTCATCGTCGTCAACAAGTGGGATTTGACGACCGGCCGCACGAACCGCAAGGGCGAGGCGATCACGCCGGACGACTTTCTCGACTACCTGACGAAGGAACTCGGCGGGCTCGATTACGCGCCGTGCGTGTTCATCTCGGCGAGCAAGGGCGAAGGCGTCCGCGACGTCGTGGCCATGGCGTTCAACCTCTACCAGCAGGCCGGTCACCGCGAATCGACGGGGGCGCTCAACGCGGTGTTCCAGCGGATTCTCGAGCAGCGCGGCCCCAGTTCGCAACTCGGCCGGCAGGCGAAGATCTACTACGTCAGCCAGGTCGCCGTGCACCCCCCCACCATCGCGCTGATGGTCAATCGCAGCGAACTGTTCGACGGCAACTACGAGCGCTACCTGCTCAATCGCCTGCGCGAGGAACTGCCCTTCAGCGAGGTGCCCATCCGACTGCTGTTCCGCGACCGCAAGCGCAAGTCGCTGCACGACCTCAAGCATGGTTCACGAGAGGCGCCGCCGGAGATGGATGAACTGGAGGCGCAGCTGGGGGCCGATGCGCCTGACGACTACCAGGACGATGAAGCGCCGCTCGAAACCGAGCCTTCATGA
- a CDS encoding aminotransferase class V-fold PLP-dependent enzyme gives MNPVEPSSARIYLDNSATSHPKPPEVYQAMMRFATEIDASPGRGGYAEAREAGRIQHECRERINRLINGESPEHVIFTLNGSDSLNLAIKGLINPGTRDHAVTTWMAHNSVLRPLNALAERGDTEQTRIPCDPRTGMVDPQEIARAITPHTRLVAIVHGSNVTGTLLPIAEIGAICRERDVVFLVDAAQTAGHVPIDVRAMNIDVLACPGHKGLMGPLGTGCLYIRPGIEDRIHTTREGGTGSLSESDIHPSNMPDKYEAGSHNAIGIAGLHAAVGWILERGVEHLWEHEEEIMNHMLQRLDEDDMPGLRLIGPPDFQNRCGVFSIVIDGIEPNELAAILEDEYRLLTRAGFHCAPLAHRTLGTDRLGGTTRISFGAFNTETDVDALCDALQEICQEYAATSPSR, from the coding sequence GTGAACCCGGTCGAGCCATCCAGCGCGCGCATCTATCTTGACAACTCGGCGACGAGCCATCCCAAGCCGCCTGAGGTTTACCAGGCGATGATGCGCTTCGCCACGGAAATCGATGCTTCGCCCGGGCGCGGCGGGTATGCCGAGGCTCGCGAAGCGGGTCGCATCCAGCACGAGTGCCGCGAGCGCATCAACCGACTCATCAACGGCGAATCGCCCGAACACGTCATATTCACGCTCAACGGCTCGGATTCGCTCAACCTCGCCATCAAGGGGCTGATCAATCCCGGCACGCGCGACCACGCCGTGACCACGTGGATGGCGCACAATTCGGTGCTCCGCCCGCTCAATGCCCTTGCGGAGCGCGGCGACACCGAGCAGACGCGCATTCCCTGCGATCCGAGAACGGGCATGGTCGATCCGCAGGAGATCGCCCGGGCCATCACGCCGCACACGCGGCTGGTGGCGATCGTGCACGGCTCGAACGTGACGGGTACGCTCCTGCCCATTGCCGAGATCGGCGCCATCTGCCGCGAGCGCGACGTGGTGTTCCTCGTTGACGCGGCGCAGACGGCCGGGCACGTGCCCATCGACGTGCGGGCCATGAACATCGACGTGCTGGCCTGCCCCGGCCACAAGGGGCTCATGGGGCCGCTGGGCACGGGATGTCTCTACATCAGGCCCGGGATCGAAGACCGCATCCACACCACGCGCGAAGGCGGGACCGGAAGTCTGTCTGAGAGCGACATTCACCCGTCCAACATGCCTGACAAATACGAGGCGGGCAGCCACAACGCCATCGGCATCGCTGGGCTGCACGCGGCGGTGGGCTGGATTCTCGAGCGCGGCGTCGAGCATCTCTGGGAGCACGAAGAAGAGATCATGAACCACATGCTCCAGCGCCTCGACGAGGACGACATGCCGGGCCTGCGGCTCATCGGCCCGCCGGACTTTCAGAACCGTTGTGGGGTGTTCTCGATCGTGATCGATGGCATCGAGCCCAACGAACTCGCGGCGATCCTCGAAGACGAATACAGACTGCTCACGCGGGCCGGCTTCCACTGCGCGCCCCTGGCCCACCGCACGCTGGGCACGGATCGCCTCGGGGGAACGACGCGCATCAGTTTTGGGGCGTTCAACACCGAAACCGACGTGGATGCTCTGTGCGATGCGCTGCAGGAAATCTGCCAGGAGTATGCGGCGACGTCTCCCAGCCGGTAA
- a CDS encoding NAD-dependent epimerase/dehydratase family protein, with amino-acid sequence MPARTDLAAHYRDLPVLVTGGAGFIGSHLTRALVSLGARVTVIDDLSGGSEENLSDLLPGAASPLEPSHPLRFVQASILDCDALEECCRGVALVFHEAALASVPASIEQPRRYLDVNITGTQQLLETAVRCGVRRVVFASSSSVYGDQPVLPKVENQMPDPLSPYAQEKLTGEHLMRVWALCYGLRTVCLRYFNIFGPGQRADSAYAAVVAAFANALLKGRRPSIFGDGSASRDFTYVDDVVQANLLAGSIHGLDARPADEPMLAGGVMNIARGDRVTVLELARLMAEIVGIDAPPEFKPPRFGDVLHSQADISRARKWLGYEPRVSVRDGLRATLDWYRSILD; translated from the coding sequence ATGCCCGCCCGAACCGACCTCGCCGCACATTATCGAGACCTTCCCGTCCTCGTCACCGGCGGCGCCGGCTTCATCGGCTCACACCTCACCCGGGCGCTCGTGTCGCTTGGCGCCCGCGTCACCGTCATCGATGACCTTTCCGGCGGCAGCGAAGAGAACCTGAGCGACCTCCTCCCCGGCGCCGCTTCGCCCCTTGAGCCTTCGCATCCACTGCGCTTCGTGCAAGCCTCCATTCTGGACTGCGATGCACTCGAAGAGTGCTGCCGTGGCGTGGCGCTGGTCTTCCACGAGGCGGCGCTGGCGAGCGTGCCGGCCAGCATCGAGCAGCCGCGCCGATACCTGGATGTCAACATCACCGGCACGCAGCAACTGCTCGAGACTGCGGTCAGGTGCGGCGTACGGCGGGTCGTGTTCGCCTCGTCGAGCAGCGTGTACGGCGACCAGCCGGTGCTGCCCAAGGTGGAAAACCAGATGCCCGACCCACTCAGCCCCTACGCCCAGGAGAAGCTCACTGGCGAGCATCTCATGCGCGTCTGGGCGCTGTGCTACGGCCTGCGCACCGTGTGCCTGCGCTATTTCAACATCTTCGGCCCCGGGCAGCGGGCGGACTCGGCCTACGCCGCGGTCGTCGCCGCATTTGCCAATGCGCTGCTCAAGGGCCGCCGCCCGAGCATCTTCGGCGACGGCAGCGCCTCGCGCGACTTCACCTACGTTGACGACGTCGTGCAGGCCAACCTTCTCGCCGGATCTATCCACGGCCTCGACGCCCGGCCCGCTGACGAGCCGATGCTGGCCGGGGGCGTCATGAACATCGCGCGCGGCGATCGTGTGACCGTGCTCGAACTCGCCCGACTCATGGCTGAGATCGTCGGCATTGACGCTCCGCCCGAGTTCAAGCCGCCTCGGTTTGGCGATGTGCTCCATAGCCAGGCGGACATCTCGCGAGCCCGCAAGTGGCTGGGCTATGAGCCGCGAGTTTCCGTGCGCGATGGCCTCAGGGCCACACTCGACTGGTACCGTTCGATACTCGATTGA
- a CDS encoding FAD-binding protein has protein sequence MGSTSLPVISNEPSAMMRHAAALRDLIRGQVRFDRHDRMLYSTDASIYQVEPLGVVVPADDEDVETVVRYAREHDLPVLPRGGGTSLAGQCVNSAIVIDTSVNLRSLGWVCHSTKCCMVGAGMTIDDLNDELRPEGLFFAPDPATARQANIGGCIGNNAAGTRSIKYGRTVENVEAVHVVLSTGERITLARGAAGCGNLRGIEIPPPVQERMDRDRAIARRLTDGVIDVVRRHERLIRERYPKTRRRNAGYALDMILADLDEAQCSGSDPLDEVDLAKLICGSEGTLAFVTAANLWLHPVPRSTGLAVIGFASLEQAIDAVVPLLTLNPSAVELLDDLILNLANENAEYRQYVQLMPQPLASDATHAPALRAVLYVEFQSEQGTGEIEDRFAELHVMIPRQFPGASVACYSDRAAIMQALKLRKAGEPLLHGIPGRRKPVGFVEDNSVPVERLSEFVREFRRIVESRGTIASFYAHASVGVLHVRPLLDLRDAADRKRMEEIAIETADLAQSLGGVMSGEHGDGRARGPLLERFYGRELMNAFREIKQVFDPHNLFNPGNIVAPGPIASIHESTRVQHEEQSGGAAHLPEMFFDYSREGGFDHAVELCNGAGVCRKKTGGTMCPSYMASLDERHCTRGRGNALRLAISGQFGQRGKADWNDASTLETLDLCLSCKACKTECPSNVDVAKYKAEYLAQSYRDAGRIPLAARLLGRVDRLNRLGSWMPAFANTLADSPPIRAIVNRLLGLAPQRSLPHFAHSLFRQALDFRATADGSAPAVILYGDCFTAFNEPHIGLAAMRLLDAFGYRVIVADAGCCGRAMISTGLLDQAHRTIAATAGRLSSLVSAHQARAVLVCEPSCLASIHDEWQTLRLAPSARVHAQSIAPRAWLVEDFLERFHDAHPRRPQWAPRASGHDDGRILLHGHCHQKALWGVDTSAAILRRLFGPRLHVLDTGCCGMAGSFGYAAHRYDLSMKIGELALFPAVRQLSAGDVVLAPGTSCRHQVHDGAGAAALHPLEFLARSLRQ, from the coding sequence ATGGGCTCCACCTCACTTCCCGTCATTTCGAACGAACCCTCGGCGATGATGCGCCACGCCGCAGCTCTGCGCGATCTCATTCGCGGGCAGGTGCGCTTCGACCGGCACGATCGCATGCTCTACTCCACCGACGCGAGCATCTACCAGGTCGAGCCGCTGGGCGTCGTTGTGCCGGCAGATGACGAAGATGTCGAGACGGTCGTCCGCTACGCGCGTGAGCACGACCTTCCGGTGCTGCCGCGCGGCGGGGGGACGAGCCTGGCGGGTCAGTGCGTCAATAGCGCGATCGTCATCGACACATCCGTCAATCTCCGCAGCCTCGGCTGGGTGTGCCACTCCACGAAGTGCTGCATGGTCGGCGCCGGAATGACCATCGACGATCTCAACGATGAGTTGCGACCGGAGGGCTTGTTCTTCGCACCTGACCCCGCCACGGCCCGGCAGGCCAACATCGGCGGATGCATCGGCAACAACGCCGCCGGCACGCGCTCGATCAAGTACGGCCGCACGGTCGAGAACGTCGAAGCCGTGCACGTGGTGCTCTCGACGGGCGAGCGCATCACCCTGGCCCGGGGCGCGGCGGGCTGCGGCAACCTGCGGGGCATCGAGATTCCTCCGCCTGTGCAGGAGCGGATGGATCGCGATCGCGCCATCGCGCGCCGCCTGACCGATGGGGTCATCGACGTCGTCCGCCGGCACGAGCGGCTCATCCGCGAGCGCTATCCAAAGACGCGCCGCCGCAACGCCGGCTATGCGCTGGACATGATTCTCGCCGATCTTGATGAAGCGCAGTGCAGCGGGAGCGACCCGCTTGATGAAGTCGATCTCGCCAAACTCATCTGCGGCTCCGAGGGCACGCTCGCCTTTGTGACCGCCGCCAACCTCTGGCTGCATCCGGTTCCCAGATCGACCGGCCTGGCGGTGATCGGCTTTGCCTCGCTCGAACAGGCCATCGACGCGGTGGTGCCGCTGCTCACTCTCAACCCATCCGCAGTCGAACTGCTCGATGATCTCATTCTCAACCTTGCGAATGAGAATGCGGAGTACCGCCAGTACGTCCAACTCATGCCTCAGCCCCTCGCAAGCGATGCAACTCACGCGCCCGCTCTAAGAGCGGTGCTCTACGTTGAGTTTCAGTCCGAGCAGGGGACTGGTGAGATCGAAGATCGGTTTGCCGAATTGCATGTGATGATCCCCAGGCAGTTCCCGGGCGCATCCGTCGCCTGCTACAGCGATCGAGCCGCGATCATGCAGGCGCTCAAACTACGCAAGGCGGGCGAGCCGCTGCTGCACGGCATTCCCGGCCGGCGCAAGCCCGTCGGCTTCGTCGAAGACAATTCCGTGCCAGTCGAACGTCTCAGTGAGTTCGTGCGCGAGTTCCGGCGCATTGTCGAGTCGCGCGGCACGATCGCCTCGTTCTACGCGCACGCCTCGGTCGGCGTGCTGCACGTGCGCCCGCTGCTTGACCTGCGCGATGCGGCTGACCGGAAGCGCATGGAAGAGATCGCGATCGAGACGGCCGACTTGGCGCAGTCGCTCGGCGGCGTCATGTCGGGCGAGCACGGCGACGGCCGGGCTCGCGGCCCGCTGCTCGAGCGCTTCTACGGCCGTGAACTCATGAATGCCTTTCGCGAGATCAAGCAGGTTTTTGATCCGCACAACCTGTTCAACCCCGGCAACATCGTGGCGCCCGGCCCCATCGCTTCGATTCACGAATCCACGCGCGTGCAGCACGAGGAGCAGTCCGGCGGCGCCGCGCATCTGCCTGAGATGTTTTTCGATTACAGCCGCGAAGGAGGATTCGACCACGCCGTCGAACTGTGCAACGGCGCCGGCGTCTGCCGCAAGAAGACCGGCGGCACGATGTGCCCCTCCTACATGGCCAGCCTCGACGAGCGCCACTGCACGCGCGGCCGGGGCAACGCGCTGCGCCTGGCCATCTCCGGACAGTTCGGGCAGCGCGGCAAGGCCGACTGGAATGATGCGAGCACGCTCGAAACGCTTGATCTGTGCCTGAGCTGCAAGGCCTGCAAGACCGAGTGCCCGAGCAACGTCGATGTCGCGAAGTACAAGGCGGAATACCTCGCGCAGTCGTATCGCGACGCAGGGCGTATTCCACTGGCGGCGCGCCTGCTCGGTCGCGTGGACCGGCTGAACCGGCTTGGCTCGTGGATGCCGGCCTTCGCCAACACGCTTGCCGATTCGCCGCCGATTCGCGCCATCGTCAATCGATTGCTGGGCCTGGCGCCGCAGCGCTCGCTGCCGCACTTCGCCCATTCGCTCTTCCGCCAGGCTCTGGACTTCCGCGCCACGGCCGACGGCAGCGCACCGGCCGTCATTCTCTACGGCGACTGCTTCACCGCGTTCAATGAGCCGCACATCGGACTCGCGGCCATGCGCCTGCTCGACGCCTTTGGCTATCGCGTGATCGTGGCCGATGCCGGCTGCTGCGGCCGGGCGATGATTTCAACGGGCCTGCTCGATCAGGCGCACCGGACCATCGCCGCCACGGCCGGGCGCCTGTCATCACTCGTCAGCGCGCACCAGGCCCGGGCCGTGCTGGTCTGCGAGCCGAGTTGCCTCGCCAGCATTCATGATGAATGGCAGACGCTGCGCCTGGCCCCGTCAGCGCGCGTGCACGCGCAGTCCATCGCCCCGCGGGCCTGGCTCGTGGAGGACTTTCTCGAGCGGTTCCACGATGCGCACCCGCGCCGGCCGCAGTGGGCGCCGCGAGCGAGTGGCCACGACGATGGCCGAATACTCCTGCACGGGCACTGCCACCAGAAGGCACTCTGGGGGGTGGACACTTCGGCTGCGATTCTCCGCCGGCTGTTCGGGCCGCGCCTGCATGTGCTCGACACGGGCTGCTGCGGCATGGCCGGCTCATTCGGCTACGCCGCCCACCGCTATGACCTCTCCATGAAAATCGGCGAGTTGGCGCTCTTTCCCGCGGTCCGGCAGCTCAGCGCGGGCGACGTGGTCCTGGCGCCCGGCACGAGTTGCCGGCACCAGGTGCACGACGGCGCCGGCGCGGCGGCGCTGCATCCCCTCGAATTCCTTGCCCGTTCGCTGCGCCAATAA
- a CDS encoding arginyltransferase, producing the protein MTEQSSEVRQSAVQVLHTLPESPPHACAYLPGQVARDRGFGVHRMQSGTWQTMLESGWRRSGMTIYEPACPFCSQCKSLRIPVGAFAPDRTMRRLARLNCDLSARLVPVTIDDERYDLYRRYIRQRHDGMMTGSRREFELFLGQSPVDTCELELRLEGRLICVGTIDRTPAAWSCVYCYFDPELPRRSLGTYNIFKSIEFCARHCPAGSESRLYLGYWVDGSKTMAYKARFRPHEVLEAGRWRRVDQHVPWDRRPTVELGPALRIHEGSVSSGASSSW; encoded by the coding sequence GTGACGGAGCAGTCGTCGGAAGTTCGACAATCGGCCGTGCAGGTGCTGCACACGCTGCCCGAGTCGCCGCCGCACGCTTGCGCCTACCTGCCCGGCCAGGTTGCACGCGATCGCGGCTTTGGCGTGCATCGCATGCAGTCGGGCACGTGGCAGACGATGCTCGAATCAGGCTGGCGCCGCTCGGGCATGACGATCTACGAGCCGGCCTGCCCTTTCTGCAGCCAGTGCAAGTCGCTGCGCATCCCCGTCGGCGCCTTCGCGCCCGATCGCACCATGCGCCGGCTGGCACGGCTCAACTGCGATCTCTCCGCGCGCCTCGTGCCCGTCACGATCGACGACGAGCGCTACGACCTCTATCGCCGCTACATCAGGCAGCGGCACGACGGGATGATGACCGGCTCTCGCCGCGAATTCGAACTCTTCCTCGGCCAGTCGCCTGTGGATACATGCGAACTCGAATTGCGACTTGAGGGGCGCCTCATCTGCGTGGGCACCATCGACCGCACGCCTGCCGCGTGGAGCTGCGTCTACTGCTATTTCGACCCCGAGCTGCCTCGACGTTCGCTCGGCACGTATAACATCTTCAAGTCGATCGAGTTCTGCGCGCGACACTGCCCGGCCGGGTCGGAGTCGCGCCTGTACCTGGGATACTGGGTGGACGGTTCCAAGACGATGGCGTACAAAGCGCGCTTCCGGCCCCACGAAGTGCTCGAAGCCGGGCGCTGGAGGCGCGTCGATCAGCATGTGCCGTGGGACCGCCGGCCGACGGTCGAACTCGGCCCCGCGCTTCGCATTCATGAAGGCTCGGTTTCGAGCGGCGCTTCATCGTCCTGGTAG
- the lysA gene encoding diaminopimelate decarboxylase: protein MDQFNYRDGRLFCEDVAVEDIAAAAGTPVYIYSAATITDHYRKLVAAFKEVSPLICYSIKSCSNLSILKLLADLGAGMDVVSGGELFRAGLAKVPGSRIVYAGVGKTDDEIVEALDYNPEGSTRHGIRLFNIESEAEFENIASIARSRGVSCEATLRVNPDVDPKTHVYTTTGKKETKFGVDLERARAFFRKYGRNEHCRLTAIHLHIGSPVYTVEPYIEAVKRALALIDELVAAGHRITALNLGGGFGADYTSAQSPLAADYASAIVPLVREHVQRGLKIILEPGRSIIANAGILLSRVQYLKKSGQRHFVIIDGGMHTLIRPALYGSFHFIWPARVSRLHVPQKREQEMDLPGLELCDVVGPICESSDFLAKDRGLPPMVRGDLLAVFSAGAYGMVMASHYNSHPLPAEVLVVGERASVIRTRETYDDLVARERQAEPLLGPPLED from the coding sequence ATGGATCAGTTCAACTATCGTGACGGGCGCCTCTTCTGCGAGGATGTCGCCGTCGAAGACATTGCTGCAGCCGCGGGCACGCCCGTCTACATCTACAGCGCTGCCACGATCACCGACCATTACCGCAAGCTCGTCGCCGCGTTCAAAGAAGTCTCGCCGCTCATCTGCTACTCGATCAAGAGTTGCTCAAACCTTTCGATTCTCAAACTCCTGGCCGATCTCGGCGCGGGTATGGATGTCGTCAGCGGGGGTGAACTCTTCCGCGCAGGCCTGGCGAAAGTTCCCGGCAGCCGCATCGTATACGCGGGCGTGGGCAAGACGGATGATGAAATCGTCGAAGCGCTCGACTACAACCCTGAAGGTTCAACGCGGCACGGCATCCGGCTGTTCAACATCGAATCCGAGGCGGAGTTTGAGAACATCGCATCCATCGCGCGCAGCCGCGGCGTCAGTTGCGAAGCGACGCTGCGCGTCAACCCTGACGTCGATCCCAAGACCCACGTCTACACGACGACGGGCAAGAAGGAAACGAAGTTTGGCGTCGATCTCGAACGGGCCCGGGCGTTCTTCCGCAAGTATGGCCGCAACGAGCACTGCCGCCTGACGGCGATCCACCTGCACATCGGCTCGCCGGTCTACACCGTCGAGCCCTACATCGAAGCCGTGAAGCGCGCTCTGGCGCTCATCGACGAACTCGTTGCGGCGGGGCACAGGATTACCGCGCTCAATCTCGGCGGCGGATTCGGCGCTGACTACACCAGCGCGCAGTCGCCCCTCGCCGCCGACTACGCCTCGGCGATCGTGCCGCTGGTCAGGGAACACGTGCAGCGCGGCCTGAAGATCATCCTCGAACCGGGCCGGTCGATCATCGCCAACGCCGGCATCCTGCTCAGCCGCGTGCAATACCTCAAGAAGTCGGGTCAGCGGCACTTTGTGATCATCGACGGCGGAATGCACACGCTGATCCGTCCCGCGCTGTACGGCTCGTTTCACTTCATCTGGCCAGCCCGCGTCTCGCGCCTGCATGTGCCACAGAAGCGCGAACAGGAAATGGATCTGCCGGGCCTGGAACTGTGCGACGTGGTCGGCCCGATCTGCGAAAGCAGCGACTTTCTGGCCAAGGACCGCGGCCTGCCTCCCATGGTGCGGGGTGATCTGCTGGCGGTGTTCTCCGCGGGAGCCTACGGCATGGTGATGGCCAGCCACTACAATTCTCACCCGCTGCCGGCCGAAGTGCTCGTCGTCGGCGAGCGGGCCTCGGTGATCCGCACGCGCGAGACGTATGATGATCTCGTCGCGCGGGAGCGCCAGGCCGAGCCGCTGCTCGGACCGCCCCTTGAGGATTGA